One window of the Falco biarmicus isolate bFalBia1 chromosome Z, bFalBia1.pri, whole genome shotgun sequence genome contains the following:
- the RAI14 gene encoding ankycorbin isoform X2: MLAISVLPILLAEESIFHVHAFQEKQMLVLYDKRQFKTNEWNKNDDRLLQAVENGDLEKVASLLGKKGASATKQDSEGKTAFHLAATKGHAECLRIMVTHGADVAAQDGAGHSALHLAAKNSHPDCIKRLLQSKCPTDSTDNSGKTALHYAAVCGCLQAVQLLCEHKCPINIKDLDGNIPLLLAVQNGHMEVCKYLLDHGADINTRDKSGRTALMMACEAGSLNMVEALLRKGADFSLVDVFGQNALHYSKLSENTGIQNLLSSKFSQDVDTKSLTKAKQHDQGSKLSSERSGTPKKRKAPPPPISPIQLSDLSSSHSSTSTPMTGKGQAFFADQVCKEEFISLHRDNKDGLTDSTTGTDSLLDASSEADQQDLLLLMQAKIASLTLHNKELQDKLQERTPKEVDSTVASYHSTQTEFEQTADRQNEFSAEELKSASNAMQIHEKLTSPSEVKMKYLQEDLKDGQRKSETVEAKRKHIEAHVQSRVPETDNLNSTDISENGSNLNLKFQETQNTYEEAVKEVFNLQRQVKLGLVSSESEEICSDSSRLKVTCGEVEMLKQELKRVLEESERQKEKVRALQKKFEEREQNTASRLSVEECEEMKNSYCSVIDNINQEKALLIERYKEGQEEIKRLQDKLTNQTQLEPSAEAGEVRDVMHRMVDELNRQLSELSQLYKEAQTELEDYKKRKTPDDIALDYIPRDEHEKLMQVTNSLKYKAENELSEMKSQYTKVLDEAEELKQLLDTQKQNSLPLTEHHQVMNALRNTVKEMEKEINELKGLLTNKESEVRNLQKELLEEKAAINEAMVPKTTYEKLQSSLEGEVSVLSSKLKDVIQEKENASLDVMQLRNEVLHLKEEKEGIHTLLEAKEREVTGLQQKYHQAQEDLLEMKRYSESSSKLEEDKDKKINEMSKEVSKLKEALNSLSQLSYSTSAPKRQSQQLEVLQQQVKQLQNQLTETKKQHQEIVSVYRMHLLYAVQGQMDEDVQKVLKQILSMCKSQSQKK; this comes from the exons ttttcacCTGGCGGCAACGAAAGGGCATGCAGAGTGCCTCAGGATTATGGTGACACATGGTGCAGATGTGGCAGCCCAGGATGGTGCAG GGCACAGTGCTTTACATCTTGCAGCAAAGAACAGCCACCCGGATTGCATTAAGAGATTACTTCAG AGTAAATGTCCAACAGACAGCACTGACAATTCTGGGAAAACAGCTTTACATTACGCAG ctGTGTGTGGTTGTCTTCAGGCAGTTCAGCTTCTGTGTGAACACAAATGTCCCATTAACATCAAAGATTTG GATGGAAACATACCTCTGCTGCTTGCAGTACAAAATGGTCATATGGAAGTCTGCAAATACCTTCTGGATCACGGAGCAGACATCAACACGAGGGATAAAAGTGGAAG AACTGCTTTGATGATGGCTTGTGAAGCTGGTAGCCTTAACATGGTGGAAGCCTTGCTTAGGAAAGGTGCAGATTTCAGTTTAGTAGATGTCTTTGGACAGAATGCCCTGCATTATTCCAAGCTCTCTGAGAATACAGGGATCCAGAATCTCCTATCATCAAAGTTCTCTCAGGATGTGG atACAAAGTCCttgacaaaagcaaagcag CATGATCAAGGCTCTAAACTAAGTTCAGAAAGAAGTGGAACTCCAAAAAAACGCAAAGCCCCACCTCCTCCTATCAGTCCTATTCAG CTTAGTGATCTGTCCTCTTCACACTCATCAACTTCCACTCCCATGACTGGAAAAGGGCAGGCTTTCTTTGCTGATCAAGTGTGCAAG GAAGAATTCATCTCCTTGCATCGAGATAATAAAGATGGACTGACTGACAGCACAACAG GCACTGATAGTTTGTTGGATGCGAGTTCTGAAGCTGACCAGCAAGATCTACTTCTGTTGATGCAAGCAAAAATTGCTTCTCTGACATTGCACAATAAGGAGCTGCAGGACAAATTACAG GAGAGAACGCCTAAAGAAGTGGATTCAACTGTGGCATCTTATCATTCAACCCAAACAGAGTTTGAGCAAACAGCAGATCGACAAAATGAGTTCTCAGCTGAGGAGCTGAAGTCTGCATCAAATGCCATGCAAATTCATGAAAAATTGACAAGCCCCAGTGAAGTAAAAATGAAGTACCTCCAGGAAGACTTAAAGGATGGGCAGAGGAAATCTGAGACTGTTGAAGCCAAAAGAAAGCACATAGAAGCTCATGTCCAATCTAGAGTCCCAGAAACAGATAATTTAAATAGCacagacatttcagaaaatggttCTAATCTTAACCTTAAGTTCCAAGAAACTCAGAACACCTATGAAGAAGCTGTGAAGGAGGTTTTCAATTTACAAAGGCAAGTGAAACTGGGTCTTGTTTCTTCCGAAAGTGAAGAAATATGTTCTGATTCAAGTAGGTTGAAGGTTACATGTGGAGAAGTTGAAATGCTTAAGCAAGAATTGAAGAGAGTGTTGGAGGAaagtgaaagacaaaaagagaaagtgagAGCACTGCAGAAGAAGTTTGAAGAAAGAGAGCAGAACACGGCAAGCAGATTGTCTGTGGAAGAGTGTGAGGAAATGAAGAATTCATATTGTTCAGTTATTGATAACATTAATCAAGAGAAAGCATTGTTGATTGAGAGGTACAaagaagggcaggaggaaaTTAAAAGGTTACAGGACAAACTGACAAATCAGACACAGCTGGAACCTAGTGCTGAAGCTGGGGAAGTGAGAGATGTGATGCACAGAATGGTAGATGAGCTCAACAGACAACTTAGTGAATTGTCACAGTTGTACAAAGAAGCACAAACAGAGCTTGAAGactataaaaagagaaaaactccAGATGATATAGCTTTGGACTACATTCCTAGAGATGAACATGAGAAACTGATGCAGGTAACCAATTCTTTGAAATACAAAGCAGAGAATGAGTTATCAGAAATGAAATCCCAGTACACAAAAGTATTAGATGAAGCAGAAGAACTAAAGCAACTGCTAGACACTCAGAAACAAAACTCTTTGCCGCTTACTGAACACCATCAGGTGATGAATGCACTCAGAAATACTGtaaaggaaatggagaaagaaataaatgagcTGAAAGGACTGCTTACCAACAAGGAAAGTGAAGTAAGAAACTTACAGAAGGAattactggaagaaaaagctgcaatTAATGAAGCAATGGTACCCAAGACTACATATGAAAAGCTCCAGTCATCACTAGAGGGTGAAGTGAGTGTTTTGTCATCTAAACTGAAGGATGTAATCCAAGAGAAGGAAAACGCTTCCTTAGATGTTATGCAACTGAGAAATGAAGTTTTGCacttgaaagaagagaaagaaggtaTACATACTCTGCTTGAAGCAAAGGAACGGGAGGTGACTGGTCTTCAGCAAAAGTACCATCAAGCTCAAGAAGATCTTCTTGAAATGAAAAGATATTCTGAAAGCTCATCAAAACTAGAAGAGGATAAAGATAAAAAG ATCAATGAAATGTCCAAGGAAGTTAGCAAATTAAAAGAAGCATTGAACAGTCTTTCTCAGCTTTCCTACTCAACCAGTGCCCCCAAAAGAcaaagccagcagctggaggtgttACAACAACAAGTGAAGCAGTTGCAAAACCAGCTGACT gaaacaaagaaacaacatCAGGAAATTGTCTCAGTTTACAGGATGCATCTTCTCTATGCTGTGCAG GGTCAAATGGATGAAGATGTCCAGAAAGTGCTTAAACAAATTCTGTCGATGTGTAAAAGCCAATCgcagaaaaagtaa
- the RAI14 gene encoding ankycorbin isoform X6, with translation MYSTNEWNKNDDRLLQAVENGDLEKVASLLGKKGASATKQDSEGKTAFHLAATKGHAECLRIMVTHGADVAAQDGAGHSALHLAAKNSHPDCIKRLLQSKCPTDSTDNSGKTALHYAAVCGCLQAVQLLCEHKCPINIKDLDGNIPLLLAVQNGHMEVCKYLLDHGADINTRDKSGRTALMMACEAGSLNMVEALLRKGADFSLVDVFGQNALHYSKLSENTGIQNLLSSKFSQDVDTKSLTKAKQHDQGSKLSSERSGTPKKRKAPPPPISPIQLSDLSSSHSSTSTPMTGKGQAFFADQVCKQEEFISLHRDNKDGLTDSTTGTDSLLDASSEADQQDLLLLMQAKIASLTLHNKELQDKLQERTPKEVDSTVASYHSTQTEFEQTADRQNEFSAEELKSASNAMQIHEKLTSPSEVKMKYLQEDLKDGQRKSETVEAKRKHIEAHVQSRVPETDNLNSTDISENGSNLNLKFQETQNTYEEAVKEVFNLQRQVKLGLVSSESEEICSDSSRLKVTCGEVEMLKQELKRVLEESERQKEKVRALQKKFEEREQNTASRLSVEECEEMKNSYCSVIDNINQEKALLIERYKEGQEEIKRLQDKLTNQTQLEPSAEAGEVRDVMHRMVDELNRQLSELSQLYKEAQTELEDYKKRKTPDDIALDYIPRDEHEKLMQVTNSLKYKAENELSEMKSQYTKVLDEAEELKQLLDTQKQNSLPLTEHHQVMNALRNTVKEMEKEINELKGLLTNKESEVRNLQKELLEEKAAINEAMVPKTTYEKLQSSLEGEVSVLSSKLKDVIQEKENASLDVMQLRNEVLHLKEEKEGIHTLLEAKEREVTGLQQKYHQAQEDLLEMKRYSESSSKLEEDKDKKINEMSKEVSKLKEALNSLSQLSYSTSAPKRQSQQLEVLQQQVKQLQNQLTETKKQHQEIVSVYRMHLLYAVQGQMDEDVQKVLKQILSMCKSQSQKK, from the exons ttttcacCTGGCGGCAACGAAAGGGCATGCAGAGTGCCTCAGGATTATGGTGACACATGGTGCAGATGTGGCAGCCCAGGATGGTGCAG GGCACAGTGCTTTACATCTTGCAGCAAAGAACAGCCACCCGGATTGCATTAAGAGATTACTTCAG AGTAAATGTCCAACAGACAGCACTGACAATTCTGGGAAAACAGCTTTACATTACGCAG ctGTGTGTGGTTGTCTTCAGGCAGTTCAGCTTCTGTGTGAACACAAATGTCCCATTAACATCAAAGATTTG GATGGAAACATACCTCTGCTGCTTGCAGTACAAAATGGTCATATGGAAGTCTGCAAATACCTTCTGGATCACGGAGCAGACATCAACACGAGGGATAAAAGTGGAAG AACTGCTTTGATGATGGCTTGTGAAGCTGGTAGCCTTAACATGGTGGAAGCCTTGCTTAGGAAAGGTGCAGATTTCAGTTTAGTAGATGTCTTTGGACAGAATGCCCTGCATTATTCCAAGCTCTCTGAGAATACAGGGATCCAGAATCTCCTATCATCAAAGTTCTCTCAGGATGTGG atACAAAGTCCttgacaaaagcaaagcag CATGATCAAGGCTCTAAACTAAGTTCAGAAAGAAGTGGAACTCCAAAAAAACGCAAAGCCCCACCTCCTCCTATCAGTCCTATTCAG CTTAGTGATCTGTCCTCTTCACACTCATCAACTTCCACTCCCATGACTGGAAAAGGGCAGGCTTTCTTTGCTGATCAAGTGTGCAAG CAGGAAGAATTCATCTCCTTGCATCGAGATAATAAAGATGGACTGACTGACAGCACAACAG GCACTGATAGTTTGTTGGATGCGAGTTCTGAAGCTGACCAGCAAGATCTACTTCTGTTGATGCAAGCAAAAATTGCTTCTCTGACATTGCACAATAAGGAGCTGCAGGACAAATTACAG GAGAGAACGCCTAAAGAAGTGGATTCAACTGTGGCATCTTATCATTCAACCCAAACAGAGTTTGAGCAAACAGCAGATCGACAAAATGAGTTCTCAGCTGAGGAGCTGAAGTCTGCATCAAATGCCATGCAAATTCATGAAAAATTGACAAGCCCCAGTGAAGTAAAAATGAAGTACCTCCAGGAAGACTTAAAGGATGGGCAGAGGAAATCTGAGACTGTTGAAGCCAAAAGAAAGCACATAGAAGCTCATGTCCAATCTAGAGTCCCAGAAACAGATAATTTAAATAGCacagacatttcagaaaatggttCTAATCTTAACCTTAAGTTCCAAGAAACTCAGAACACCTATGAAGAAGCTGTGAAGGAGGTTTTCAATTTACAAAGGCAAGTGAAACTGGGTCTTGTTTCTTCCGAAAGTGAAGAAATATGTTCTGATTCAAGTAGGTTGAAGGTTACATGTGGAGAAGTTGAAATGCTTAAGCAAGAATTGAAGAGAGTGTTGGAGGAaagtgaaagacaaaaagagaaagtgagAGCACTGCAGAAGAAGTTTGAAGAAAGAGAGCAGAACACGGCAAGCAGATTGTCTGTGGAAGAGTGTGAGGAAATGAAGAATTCATATTGTTCAGTTATTGATAACATTAATCAAGAGAAAGCATTGTTGATTGAGAGGTACAaagaagggcaggaggaaaTTAAAAGGTTACAGGACAAACTGACAAATCAGACACAGCTGGAACCTAGTGCTGAAGCTGGGGAAGTGAGAGATGTGATGCACAGAATGGTAGATGAGCTCAACAGACAACTTAGTGAATTGTCACAGTTGTACAAAGAAGCACAAACAGAGCTTGAAGactataaaaagagaaaaactccAGATGATATAGCTTTGGACTACATTCCTAGAGATGAACATGAGAAACTGATGCAGGTAACCAATTCTTTGAAATACAAAGCAGAGAATGAGTTATCAGAAATGAAATCCCAGTACACAAAAGTATTAGATGAAGCAGAAGAACTAAAGCAACTGCTAGACACTCAGAAACAAAACTCTTTGCCGCTTACTGAACACCATCAGGTGATGAATGCACTCAGAAATACTGtaaaggaaatggagaaagaaataaatgagcTGAAAGGACTGCTTACCAACAAGGAAAGTGAAGTAAGAAACTTACAGAAGGAattactggaagaaaaagctgcaatTAATGAAGCAATGGTACCCAAGACTACATATGAAAAGCTCCAGTCATCACTAGAGGGTGAAGTGAGTGTTTTGTCATCTAAACTGAAGGATGTAATCCAAGAGAAGGAAAACGCTTCCTTAGATGTTATGCAACTGAGAAATGAAGTTTTGCacttgaaagaagagaaagaaggtaTACATACTCTGCTTGAAGCAAAGGAACGGGAGGTGACTGGTCTTCAGCAAAAGTACCATCAAGCTCAAGAAGATCTTCTTGAAATGAAAAGATATTCTGAAAGCTCATCAAAACTAGAAGAGGATAAAGATAAAAAG ATCAATGAAATGTCCAAGGAAGTTAGCAAATTAAAAGAAGCATTGAACAGTCTTTCTCAGCTTTCCTACTCAACCAGTGCCCCCAAAAGAcaaagccagcagctggaggtgttACAACAACAAGTGAAGCAGTTGCAAAACCAGCTGACT gaaacaaagaaacaacatCAGGAAATTGTCTCAGTTTACAGGATGCATCTTCTCTATGCTGTGCAG GGTCAAATGGATGAAGATGTCCAGAAAGTGCTTAAACAAATTCTGTCGATGTGTAAAAGCCAATCgcagaaaaagtaa